A portion of the Collinsella aerofaciens genome contains these proteins:
- the hpt gene encoding hypoxanthine phosphoribosyltransferase, whose protein sequence is MASQHPDIEKVLFTQEDIDGIVSRLGEQITRDYAGKDLVLIAVLRGAVVFMGDLMRKIELPTNIDFMAVSSYGDGVKSSGIVRIIKDLDIDIRGRDVLIVEDILDSGLTLKYLMKNLESRKPASLEVAAFLWKDVEDRTSAVTPKYVGTHCPDAFVVGYGLDYAERYRNLPYLGILKPEVYS, encoded by the coding sequence ATGGCTTCTCAACATCCGGATATCGAGAAGGTTCTGTTTACGCAGGAGGATATCGACGGTATCGTCTCTCGCCTAGGCGAGCAGATTACGCGCGACTACGCGGGTAAGGATCTGGTACTGATTGCGGTCCTGCGCGGCGCCGTGGTCTTTATGGGCGACCTGATGCGCAAGATCGAGCTGCCGACCAACATCGATTTCATGGCTGTTTCGAGCTATGGCGACGGTGTGAAGTCTTCGGGCATCGTGCGTATCATTAAGGACCTGGATATCGACATCCGCGGTCGCGACGTGCTGATCGTCGAGGACATTCTGGACTCGGGCCTGACGCTCAAGTACCTGATGAAGAACCTCGAGAGCCGCAAGCCCGCTTCTCTGGAGGTCGCCGCCTTCCTGTGGAAGGACGTTGAGGACCGTACCTCGGCCGTCACGCCCAAGTATGTTGGAACCCATTGCCCCGATGCCTTCGTGGTGGGCTACGGCCTCGACTATGCCGAGCGCTATCGTAACCTTCCGTATCTGGGCATTTTGAAACCGGAGGTTTATTCGTAA
- the ftsH gene encoding ATP-dependent zinc metalloprotease FtsH, with protein MPGGKKPTRTGWLYFILACALLGYAFFNMGSGFANSSNTVKLATSEMVSAIKQDRVEDLTYTVQDGSVTGHYWKTKKDKGDTSELKSFSSTYVGSDSLAELMAEHPDTKYIVNTNDPDFWGDLAVSVLPTIALIAIMFYFMRQMMGANNRNMQFGKTNAKTNEATRPKVKFEDVAGVDEAVEELEEIRDFLSDPDRYRKLGAKIPRGVLLVGPPGTGKTLLAKAVAGEAGVPFFSISGSDFVEMFVGVGASRVRDLFKEAKSQAPSIIFIDEIDAVGRQRGAGLGGGHDEREQTLNQLLVEMDGFEESESVILIAATNRPDILDPALLRPGRFDRQVTVDRPDVKGREQILRVHAENKPMDEDVKFEKLAQMTVGFTGADLANLLNESALLAARRHRSVISMDEVEESMERVIAGPQRKGRVMTEAERTTIAYHESGHALVGHILEHSDPVHKISIVSRGQALGYTLQLPQEDHFLKTKNETLDELAVFLGGRVAEELMCDDITSGASNDLERATKMAREMVTRLGMSEELGTQVFGEAQHQVFLGRDYADHQDYSEETARRIDIEVQRIMREAHRRAVEILDARRDQLNLMAKVLLERETVEGDAVNALLDNEWDAYLEREGDILAAKEERNAKAAGMPTKKRAPRMSEEELAADAAAFAQAAMQEDAEAASDDAGDDCAVNAGADTDDEK; from the coding sequence ATGCCCGGAGGCAAGAAGCCCACGCGTACGGGCTGGCTGTATTTTATTTTGGCTTGCGCGCTTCTGGGCTACGCCTTCTTTAACATGGGCTCCGGCTTTGCCAATTCCAGCAATACCGTAAAGCTCGCGACGAGCGAGATGGTCAGCGCCATCAAGCAGGATCGCGTCGAAGATCTGACCTATACGGTTCAGGACGGAAGCGTGACGGGTCATTACTGGAAGACGAAAAAGGACAAGGGCGACACGAGCGAGCTCAAGAGCTTTTCCTCGACCTATGTCGGTTCCGATTCGCTTGCCGAGCTCATGGCGGAGCACCCCGATACCAAGTACATCGTCAACACCAACGATCCCGATTTTTGGGGCGACTTGGCGGTGAGTGTGCTTCCGACGATTGCCTTGATCGCCATCATGTTCTACTTTATGCGCCAGATGATGGGTGCCAACAACAGGAACATGCAGTTTGGCAAGACCAATGCCAAGACCAACGAGGCTACGCGTCCCAAGGTCAAGTTTGAGGATGTCGCTGGCGTGGATGAGGCGGTCGAGGAGCTCGAAGAGATTCGCGATTTCTTGAGCGACCCGGACCGCTATCGCAAGCTGGGCGCCAAGATTCCCCGCGGCGTGTTGCTGGTGGGTCCTCCGGGTACCGGTAAGACGTTGCTGGCCAAGGCCGTTGCCGGCGAGGCGGGCGTGCCGTTCTTTAGCATCTCGGGCTCTGACTTTGTCGAGATGTTCGTGGGCGTCGGCGCCAGCCGCGTGCGCGACCTTTTTAAGGAGGCCAAGTCTCAGGCTCCGTCGATCATCTTTATTGACGAGATCGATGCCGTGGGACGTCAGCGCGGAGCCGGTTTGGGCGGCGGCCACGACGAGCGCGAGCAGACGCTCAACCAGCTGCTGGTCGAGATGGACGGTTTTGAGGAAAGCGAGTCGGTCATCCTGATCGCCGCGACCAACCGTCCCGACATTCTGGATCCGGCGTTGCTGCGTCCCGGCCGTTTTGACCGCCAAGTCACGGTTGACCGCCCGGACGTAAAGGGCCGCGAGCAGATCTTGCGCGTGCATGCTGAGAACAAGCCGATGGACGAGGACGTTAAGTTTGAGAAGCTCGCCCAGATGACCGTTGGCTTTACTGGTGCCGATTTGGCGAACCTGCTCAACGAGTCTGCGCTGCTGGCCGCTCGCCGTCATCGTTCTGTGATCTCGATGGACGAGGTCGAGGAGTCGATGGAGCGTGTGATTGCCGGACCGCAACGCAAGGGCCGCGTGATGACCGAAGCCGAGCGCACCACGATTGCTTACCACGAGAGCGGTCACGCCCTGGTGGGCCACATCTTGGAGCATTCCGATCCGGTTCATAAGATTTCGATTGTCAGCCGCGGCCAGGCTCTGGGCTACACGTTGCAGCTTCCGCAGGAGGATCACTTCCTCAAGACCAAGAACGAGACGCTCGACGAGCTCGCCGTGTTCTTGGGCGGTCGCGTTGCCGAGGAGCTCATGTGCGACGACATCACGTCGGGCGCGAGCAACGATCTGGAGCGCGCGACTAAGATGGCGCGCGAGATGGTCACGCGCCTGGGCATGAGCGAGGAGCTGGGCACGCAAGTGTTTGGTGAGGCGCAGCATCAGGTATTCCTGGGCCGCGATTACGCCGATCACCAGGATTACTCCGAGGAGACGGCGCGCCGCATCGATATCGAGGTTCAGCGCATCATGCGCGAGGCCCATCGCCGTGCGGTCGAGATTTTGGATGCCCGTCGCGATCAGCTCAATCTGATGGCGAAGGTGCTGCTTGAGCGCGAGACCGTCGAAGGCGACGCCGTGAACGCCCTGCTCGACAACGAGTGGGATGCCTATCTTGAGCGCGAGGGCGATATCCTGGCGGCCAAGGAGGAGCGCAATGCCAAAGCGGCCGGTATGCCGACCAAGAAGCGCGCGCCTCGTATGAGCGAGGAGGAGCTGGCGGCGGACGCCGCGGCATTTGCGCAGGCGGCCATGCAGGAAGATGCAGAGGCCGCATCCGATGATGCCGGCGATGACTGTGCCGTCAATGCCGGTGCCGACACCGACGACGAAAAATAG
- a CDS encoding amino acid ABC transporter permease, whose protein sequence is MSIQVMMQMLGQGFLVSLQLFVLTLLGSIPLGIPVAFMRMSKIAPLRWIARIYISVMRGTPLMLQMFAIYFAPYYVFGISLTPDSKWTACVVAFIINYAGYFAEIYRSGLQSIPRGQYEAAEVLGYSRLQTFLYIVMPQVAKRILPAMGNEIITLVKDTSLAFAIGVGEMFSTAKALVASQVSMVPFAIAALIYWVFNFVVEMLLGAAEKKLDYYHD, encoded by the coding sequence ATGTCTATTCAGGTCATGATGCAGATGCTTGGCCAGGGATTCTTGGTCAGCTTGCAGCTGTTTGTGCTGACGCTGCTCGGGTCGATTCCGCTGGGAATCCCCGTGGCGTTCATGCGCATGAGCAAAATTGCGCCGCTCCGCTGGATTGCGCGCATCTATATTTCGGTCATGCGCGGTACGCCGCTCATGCTGCAGATGTTTGCCATCTACTTTGCCCCGTACTACGTATTCGGCATTTCGCTCACGCCCGATTCCAAGTGGACGGCGTGCGTTGTGGCGTTCATCATCAACTACGCCGGCTACTTTGCCGAGATCTATCGCTCGGGCCTGCAGTCGATTCCGCGTGGTCAATATGAGGCCGCCGAGGTGCTGGGCTACTCGCGTCTGCAGACGTTTCTGTATATCGTGATGCCGCAGGTCGCCAAGCGTATTCTGCCGGCGATGGGCAACGAGATCATCACACTGGTCAAGGACACGTCGCTGGCGTTTGCCATTGGCGTGGGTGAGATGTTCTCGACCGCCAAGGCGCTGGTCGCCTCGCAGGTGAGCATGGTGCCGTTTGCGATTGCGGCGTTGATCTACTGGGTCTTTAACTTTGTGGTCGAGATGCTGCTGGGCGCCGCCGAAAAGAAGCTGGACTATTATCATGACTAG
- a CDS encoding pyridoxal phosphate-dependent aminotransferase, with translation MINETMYARGAESSIIREIFSYGLERKAQIGAENVFDFSLGNPSVPAPAAVAESIKKALELPSDQLHGYTPAPGLPQCRTAVAESLNRRFGTSYEGKDVFMTVGAAASLTCTLNAVTNPGDEVIVIAPYFPEYRVWIEKAGCTCIEALADEDTFQLSVSNVLKAITDKTAAVIIDSPNNPTGAVYTRDTLTRLANVLREANAQRDPENPIMLISDEPYREIVYGAEVPWVPSIYENTVVCYSYSKSLSLPGERVGWILVPNTNPQAARLMPAVAGAARTLGFVCAPALFQRVIIDCIDEPSDVEAYARNRTALTDALAEYGYTYVEPDGAFYLWVKALEPDANAFCERAKKYELLAVPSDSFGMPGWFRLGYCVSYETIVNSLPAWKQLADEYRRK, from the coding sequence ATGATCAACGAAACTATGTATGCTCGCGGTGCGGAAAGCTCCATCATCCGTGAGATCTTTAGCTACGGCCTTGAGCGCAAAGCGCAGATCGGCGCGGAAAACGTGTTCGATTTCTCACTGGGTAACCCGAGCGTTCCGGCACCTGCCGCCGTGGCTGAGTCCATTAAGAAGGCCTTGGAGCTGCCGAGCGACCAGCTGCATGGATACACGCCTGCACCGGGTCTGCCGCAGTGCCGTACCGCCGTGGCCGAGTCGCTCAACCGCCGTTTTGGCACGAGCTATGAGGGCAAGGACGTCTTTATGACGGTGGGTGCCGCGGCTTCGCTCACCTGCACGCTCAATGCCGTTACGAACCCGGGTGACGAGGTCATTGTTATCGCCCCGTACTTCCCGGAGTATCGCGTGTGGATTGAGAAGGCCGGCTGTACGTGTATCGAGGCGCTCGCCGATGAAGATACGTTCCAGCTGAGCGTGAGTAACGTGCTCAAGGCGATTACCGATAAGACGGCTGCCGTCATCATCGACTCGCCCAACAATCCGACCGGTGCCGTATATACACGCGACACGCTGACGCGACTGGCCAATGTTCTGCGCGAGGCTAACGCTCAGCGCGATCCCGAGAATCCGATTATGCTCATCTCTGATGAGCCGTATCGTGAGATTGTCTATGGCGCCGAGGTGCCTTGGGTGCCCTCGATCTACGAGAACACCGTGGTGTGCTACTCGTATTCCAAGTCGCTTTCGCTACCGGGCGAGCGCGTGGGCTGGATTTTGGTTCCCAATACCAATCCGCAGGCTGCTCGCCTGATGCCGGCCGTTGCCGGTGCCGCCCGCACGCTGGGCTTCGTGTGCGCACCGGCCCTCTTCCAGCGTGTAATCATCGACTGCATTGATGAGCCGAGTGATGTCGAGGCCTATGCGCGCAACCGCACCGCGCTTACCGATGCACTAGCGGAGTACGGCTACACCTATGTTGAGCCGGATGGTGCATTCTACTTGTGGGTGAAGGCGCTGGAGCCCGATGCGAACGCTTTCTGCGAGCGCGCGAAGAAGTACGAACTGCTCGCGGTGCCTTCGGATAGTTTTGGCATGCCGGGCTGGTTCCGCCTTGGCTACTGTGTGAGCTACGAGACCATCGTCAATTCGTTGCCTGCCTGGAAGCAACTGGCCGACGAATATCGTCGAAAGTAA
- a CDS encoding DNA/RNA non-specific endonuclease gives MSRKSAYKQVLSIGTAVVLGFALFTGSLDGAPKLLSPQSDEQATALAEKQNESPSRTDDEADLVARLESGTASSEDSGDGSESTATNTNGNVASADSAATPIDEVENPDLNRARGVYLSSIPDYAGNPYVALRADSTHPLGTPSFTLDEYERATEEGCFKKFSKLDSLGRTRKALACVGPESLGQGKRGDISRIHPAGWHQQRYDFIPGQSLYNRCHLIAWSLCGENANRKNLLTGTRYLNETGMLPFEEQILDYIHDTGNHVLYRVTPMYNEEELVCRGVRLEAQSVEDHGKTLCFHVYCYNLQPHVQIDYSTGRNQASGD, from the coding sequence ATGTCGCGCAAGTCCGCCTACAAGCAAGTACTTTCCATCGGCACCGCCGTGGTGCTGGGGTTTGCGTTGTTCACAGGGTCGCTCGACGGAGCGCCCAAGTTGTTGTCGCCGCAAAGCGATGAGCAGGCGACGGCTCTGGCCGAAAAACAAAACGAGAGTCCCAGCCGCACCGACGACGAGGCAGACCTGGTTGCCCGGCTCGAATCGGGAACAGCAAGCTCCGAGGACTCCGGCGATGGCTCCGAATCCACCGCGACCAACACCAACGGCAACGTTGCCTCCGCGGACAGTGCCGCCACCCCCATCGACGAAGTGGAAAACCCAGATCTCAACCGCGCCCGCGGCGTATATCTCAGCAGCATTCCCGACTACGCCGGCAACCCCTACGTTGCCCTTCGCGCCGACAGCACGCACCCGCTCGGCACGCCATCATTCACGCTCGACGAATACGAGCGAGCTACCGAAGAGGGCTGCTTTAAGAAGTTCTCTAAGCTCGATAGCCTGGGCCGCACCCGCAAAGCGCTCGCCTGTGTGGGTCCCGAGTCGCTCGGTCAAGGCAAGCGCGGGGATATCTCGCGTATCCACCCCGCCGGATGGCACCAGCAGCGCTACGACTTTATTCCGGGTCAAAGCCTCTACAACCGCTGCCACCTTATCGCCTGGTCGCTCTGCGGCGAAAACGCCAACCGCAAGAATCTCCTCACCGGCACGCGCTATCTCAACGAAACGGGCATGCTGCCGTTTGAAGAGCAGATCCTCGACTACATCCACGACACAGGCAACCATGTGCTCTACCGCGTCACGCCCATGTACAACGAAGAGGAACTTGTCTGCCGTGGCGTGCGACTTGAGGCGCAATCGGTCGAGGACCACGGCAAGACGCTGTGCTTCCACGTATATTGCTACAACCTGCAGCCGCATGTGCAGATCGACTACTCCACCGGCCGCAACCAGGCCTCGGGTGATTAA
- the rlmD gene encoding 23S rRNA (uracil(1939)-C(5))-methyltransferase RlmD → MDPKSPCSIMRACGGCTALNRPYKKQLAAKQAAMEELFAELCEREGVAVDPIRGMGVTLGDPGKYPAPRGFRHKAATPFAPGKEGAVRCGFFERGTHKIVAVPECPVEAPGARQILNGIAREAERLHIPAFNEDKHLGLLRYAVVRCGWRTDQIMVTLVTAQRDLPHAQEFFEAVAALDPHIVAVAQNINGRPGNAILGEETRIVYGAECMRDQLLGCEFDISPTAFYQTNPQQTELLYRLAIDGMNLQQGDVLMDAYCGSGTIGLCAAKDAQDKGAGIMLLGVERNPAGIADARRNAGLNGLTRNAWFMADDATDYILDAADNNERIDVLSIDPPRAGSTPEFLEAACALKPRRITYISCNPVTQERDLHQLLDGGYRLLKITPVDMFPHTDHTETVAVLERR, encoded by the coding sequence GTGGATCCCAAGTCGCCTTGTTCCATCATGCGGGCTTGTGGTGGGTGTACGGCGCTCAATCGTCCTTATAAGAAGCAGTTGGCGGCCAAGCAGGCTGCTATGGAGGAGCTGTTTGCTGAGCTCTGTGAGCGCGAGGGTGTTGCCGTGGATCCCATTCGCGGTATGGGTGTTACCCTGGGCGACCCGGGCAAGTATCCTGCGCCGCGTGGTTTTCGTCATAAGGCTGCCACACCGTTTGCTCCCGGTAAGGAGGGTGCTGTCCGCTGCGGCTTCTTTGAGCGCGGCACGCACAAGATCGTTGCCGTACCCGAGTGCCCTGTCGAGGCGCCGGGCGCTCGTCAGATTCTCAACGGCATCGCTCGCGAGGCCGAACGTCTGCACATTCCCGCCTTTAACGAAGACAAGCATCTGGGGCTGCTTCGCTATGCCGTCGTTCGCTGCGGCTGGCGCACCGACCAGATTATGGTCACCCTTGTGACCGCCCAGCGCGACTTACCACATGCACAGGAATTCTTTGAGGCCGTTGCCGCACTCGACCCGCACATCGTCGCCGTTGCGCAGAATATCAACGGCCGTCCCGGCAATGCCATCCTGGGCGAGGAGACCCGCATCGTCTATGGCGCCGAGTGCATGCGCGATCAGCTGCTCGGCTGCGAATTCGACATCTCCCCCACCGCGTTCTATCAGACTAATCCGCAGCAAACCGAGTTGCTCTACCGACTCGCCATTGACGGCATGAATTTGCAGCAGGGCGACGTACTCATGGATGCCTACTGCGGCAGCGGAACCATCGGTCTGTGCGCCGCAAAAGATGCCCAGGACAAAGGCGCCGGCATTATGCTGCTCGGTGTAGAGCGCAACCCCGCCGGCATTGCCGACGCACGTCGCAACGCCGGGCTCAACGGCCTCACCCGCAACGCGTGGTTTATGGCTGACGATGCCACTGACTACATCCTCGATGCCGCCGACAACAACGAGCGGATCGATGTCCTTTCCATCGACCCGCCACGCGCCGGCTCCACACCAGAGTTCCTCGAAGCCGCTTGCGCACTCAAGCCGCGCCGCATCACCTACATCAGCTGCAATCCCGTCACCCAAGAGCGCGACCTACACCAGCTCCTCGACGGTGGTTATCGCCTGCTCAAGATCACGCCGGTCGACATGTTCCCTCACACCGACCACACCGAGACCGTCGCGGTCCTCGAGCGCCGCTAA
- a CDS encoding transporter substrate-binding domain-containing protein, whose translation MNTDMSRRQFVGLAGSLATVLGLGLVGCGGGAGKGSAAGSAAAKDVKGAAESKKLVVGFDKSYPPYGFVGDDGEYTGFDLDLAKAVADKQGWEVKYEAIDWDAKDTLLNSGAINCIWNGFTMEGREDDYTFSEPYMLNEQVLVVKKDAGIKSWDDLAGKTVITQTDSAAQDVLEGDQKDLAATFATLDTIGEYNTAFMQLESGAVDAVACDLSIAQYQLAAKPDAYTQLDEPLSSEHYAVGFKKGDTKSADAVTESLKALYEDGTVKDLCDKYSSYGLSFDNWVLK comes from the coding sequence ATGAATACCGATATGTCTCGTCGTCAGTTTGTTGGTCTAGCCGGCTCGCTTGCCACGGTGCTTGGCCTTGGTCTTGTCGGCTGCGGCGGTGGTGCCGGCAAGGGCTCCGCTGCTGGTTCTGCCGCGGCCAAGGATGTGAAGGGCGCCGCGGAGTCCAAGAAGCTCGTGGTGGGCTTTGATAAGTCCTATCCTCCGTACGGCTTTGTGGGCGACGATGGCGAGTACACCGGCTTTGATCTCGATCTGGCCAAGGCTGTTGCCGATAAGCAGGGCTGGGAGGTCAAATACGAGGCCATCGACTGGGACGCCAAGGATACGCTGCTTAACTCAGGCGCCATCAACTGCATCTGGAACGGCTTTACCATGGAGGGCCGCGAGGACGACTACACGTTCTCCGAGCCGTACATGCTCAATGAGCAGGTGCTCGTGGTCAAGAAGGACGCGGGTATCAAGAGCTGGGACGATCTTGCCGGCAAGACCGTGATTACCCAGACTGATTCCGCTGCGCAGGATGTGCTCGAGGGCGACCAGAAGGATCTGGCCGCAACGTTTGCCACGCTCGATACCATCGGTGAGTACAACACGGCGTTTATGCAGCTCGAGAGTGGTGCGGTCGATGCCGTGGCGTGCGACCTTTCGATTGCCCAGTATCAGCTTGCCGCCAAGCCCGATGCTTACACGCAGCTTGATGAGCCGCTGTCCAGCGAGCACTACGCCGTCGGCTTTAAGAAGGGCGACACCAAGTCGGCCGATGCTGTAACCGAGTCGCTCAAGGCGCTCTACGAGGACGGCACGGTCAAGGACCTGTGCGATAAGTATTCAAGCTATGGTCTATCTTTCGATAATTGGGTGCTCAAGTAA
- a CDS encoding elongation factor G produces MGAPKTGNVRNVVLVGQGGVGKTSLAEAMLHLSGKTARLGGHDGTKPTLDYDPEEVKRAFSISTTIAPIDWKGARINVLDAPCYPDFIGDAFAAMSVCETALFVVDAEAGPQPTTVKLWYAAEDLRLARAVFVNRLSRSEASFATTMDLLQERFGTRLGAVTLPWGEGEDFDGIIDLVRMKARHCNGAEAVESEIPEEYRAQAEEAHDHLCELVAEADDELMMKYLEGEETLTQEELEGLLSKAIAERIFVPVFAGDCIKEQGVNSLMDDIATYFPAPTDYGEMPLIDGDSLKISSDDDRPVAFVFKTLADPQQGRISFIKVLTGTLEPGLELINARTRKSDRLAHLYVMCGRDMTEVGHAYAGDIIVAPKLAAETGDTLSITGKVEAAAFKFPNSQYRIAIEAENRGDEEKLYTFIEKACKADPTMSIDRDEETGQTIISAVGEAQVSVLLNRLEDRTKVVAKSVPIRIPYRETIRRTASAQGRHKKQTGGAGQYGDCWLRVEPLIGPDGTSDGYEFVDEVVGGRIPRSLIPAVDKGVQETMKDGIIAGYPLTGIRVAVYDGSYHSVDSNEMAFRAAARIGLRKACADADPVVLEPIEEITVTIPESYAGAVMGDISASRGRVTGMETDERGDTVVIAQAPLAELTDYSTRLRSITRGTGDFTMKPAGYEQVPYDVQAKLVERYEEGRAK; encoded by the coding sequence ATGGGTGCTCCCAAGACCGGTAACGTAAGGAACGTGGTGCTCGTAGGCCAAGGCGGGGTGGGCAAGACCTCACTCGCCGAGGCCATGCTCCACCTTTCCGGCAAGACCGCCCGCCTGGGCGGCCACGACGGCACCAAGCCCACGCTCGACTATGACCCCGAAGAGGTCAAGCGTGCGTTTTCCATTTCGACGACCATTGCGCCGATCGACTGGAAGGGCGCTCGCATCAATGTGCTCGATGCCCCGTGCTATCCCGATTTTATCGGCGACGCCTTTGCCGCGATGAGCGTCTGCGAGACGGCCCTGTTTGTGGTCGACGCCGAGGCCGGCCCGCAGCCTACGACGGTTAAGCTCTGGTATGCCGCCGAGGACCTGCGCCTGGCGCGTGCGGTGTTCGTAAACCGCCTGTCGCGCTCCGAGGCCAGCTTTGCGACCACCATGGACCTGCTGCAGGAGCGCTTTGGTACGCGCCTGGGCGCCGTGACCCTTCCCTGGGGCGAGGGCGAGGACTTTGACGGCATCATCGACCTCGTGCGCATGAAGGCGCGCCATTGCAACGGCGCCGAAGCCGTTGAGTCGGAGATTCCCGAGGAGTATCGTGCCCAGGCCGAGGAGGCCCATGACCATCTGTGCGAGCTGGTGGCCGAGGCCGACGACGAGCTGATGATGAAGTACCTGGAAGGCGAGGAGACGCTGACGCAGGAGGAGCTTGAAGGCCTGCTGTCAAAGGCGATCGCCGAGCGCATCTTTGTGCCGGTCTTTGCGGGCGATTGCATTAAGGAGCAGGGCGTCAACTCACTGATGGACGACATCGCAACGTACTTCCCGGCACCGACCGACTATGGCGAGATGCCGCTCATCGACGGCGATTCGCTCAAGATTTCGAGCGACGATGACCGCCCGGTGGCGTTTGTGTTTAAGACGCTGGCCGATCCGCAGCAGGGCCGCATCAGCTTTATCAAGGTGCTGACGGGCACGCTTGAGCCGGGCCTTGAGCTCATCAACGCACGTACCCGCAAGAGCGACCGTCTGGCTCACCTGTATGTGATGTGCGGCCGCGACATGACCGAGGTCGGTCACGCCTATGCCGGCGACATCATCGTGGCGCCCAAGCTGGCTGCCGAGACGGGCGATACGCTCTCCATTACCGGTAAGGTCGAGGCGGCGGCGTTTAAGTTCCCCAACTCGCAGTACCGCATCGCCATTGAGGCCGAGAATCGCGGGGACGAGGAGAAGCTCTACACGTTTATCGAGAAGGCGTGCAAGGCTGATCCGACCATGAGCATCGATCGTGACGAGGAGACCGGTCAGACTATCATCTCCGCCGTGGGTGAGGCGCAGGTTTCGGTGCTACTCAACCGTTTGGAGGATCGTACCAAGGTCGTGGCCAAGAGCGTGCCGATCCGCATTCCGTATCGCGAGACCATCCGCCGCACGGCGAGTGCCCAGGGCCGCCACAAGAAGCAGACTGGCGGTGCCGGTCAGTATGGCGACTGCTGGCTGCGCGTTGAGCCGCTCATCGGGCCCGACGGCACGAGCGACGGCTATGAGTTTGTGGACGAGGTCGTGGGCGGCCGCATCCCGCGCTCGCTCATCCCCGCCGTGGACAAGGGTGTCCAGGAGACCATGAAGGACGGCATCATTGCCGGCTACCCGCTTACGGGCATTCGCGTGGCTGTGTACGATGGTTCGTATCACAGCGTCGACTCCAACGAGATGGCGTTCCGCGCGGCGGCTCGCATCGGCCTGCGCAAGGCGTGTGCCGATGCCGATCCAGTGGTGCTGGAGCCTATCGAGGAAATTACGGTGACTATCCCCGAGAGCTACGCCGGCGCTGTGATGGGCGACATCTCGGCCTCGCGCGGTCGCGTGACGGGCATGGAGACCGATGAGCGCGGCGACACCGTGGTCATTGCCCAGGCGCCGCTGGCCGAGCTGACGGATTACTCGACGCGTCTGCGCTCCATCACGCGCGGCACGGGCGACTTTACCATGAAGCCTGCGGGCTATGAGCAGGTGCCCTATGACGTTCAGGCCAAGCTGGTCGAGCGCTATGAGGAGGGTCGCGCCAAGTAG
- a CDS encoding phosphatase: MPYLLSCDIHTHTMFSAHAYSTIEENIYWAAERGLQVLGSADHLSSMVTPCPNDLRSFQFFINQDIWPRIWSGVLVLRGAEADIVSLDGSLFGEDIPVDLDIAGDSYSRQHSLFELVTRNLDYLVASVQNPQFAEGATLAQTTQMYINALEHPKVFMLGHTGRSGVSFDIDEVLLAAKAKHKIIEINNHSLEHGADTEHWAVCRKIAERCAELGVGIGVSTDAHIGMAIGKLDHARKMLDEIHFPLDLIVTRDRETLLREMAAAGVCDLRKGM, encoded by the coding sequence ATGCCCTACCTTCTTTCTTGTGATATTCATACTCATACGATGTTCTCTGCGCATGCGTACTCAACCATCGAGGAGAACATCTATTGGGCGGCAGAGCGCGGCCTTCAGGTGCTCGGTTCCGCCGATCATTTAAGCTCGATGGTTACGCCTTGTCCCAATGACCTGCGCAGTTTCCAATTCTTTATTAACCAGGATATCTGGCCACGCATTTGGAGCGGCGTGCTGGTGCTTCGCGGCGCCGAGGCCGATATCGTTTCGCTGGACGGCAGCTTGTTTGGCGAGGATATTCCCGTCGACCTCGATATCGCCGGCGATTCGTACAGTCGTCAACACTCACTGTTCGAATTGGTGACGCGCAATTTGGATTATTTGGTGGCAAGCGTGCAGAATCCGCAGTTTGCCGAGGGCGCGACGCTGGCTCAAACGACCCAGATGTATATCAATGCCTTAGAACATCCCAAGGTGTTCATGCTGGGCCACACGGGGCGCTCGGGCGTGTCGTTCGATATCGACGAGGTGCTGTTGGCGGCTAAGGCCAAGCACAAGATTATCGAGATCAACAACCATAGTCTTGAGCACGGTGCCGACACCGAGCATTGGGCCGTATGCCGCAAGATCGCCGAGCGCTGCGCCGAGCTGGGCGTGGGCATTGGCGTGTCGACCGATGCCCACATTGGCATGGCCATCGGCAAGCTCGATCACGCGCGCAAGATGCTCGACGAGATTCACTTCCCGCTGGATTTGATCGTGACGCGCGATCGCGAGACGCTGCTGCGCGAGATGGCGGCGGCCGGTGTATGCGACCTGCGCAAGGGCATGTAA